From Staphylococcus sp. IVB6214:
AACAAGACAGAGCACTCTCTAACTATATCGAAGAAAAGACAGGCATTAAACATGAAACACCACAAGCCCTTTACTTTGTAGAAGGGGATGTTGTATGGCATGACAGCCATCAAAATATTAATGTATCTTCGCTCGCTGAAGCAGAAGGATAATTAAAAGAAGAACGTGATAAGACGTCCTAATAGTCATATTTAGGAGCGGGCACGTTCTTTTTTTGTGGTATTTTGTGGTAAAATGAGACAATGATTGAACGAATGAGGTGACGAAATGAAAGTACTAGTAGCCGTGGATGCATATCAAGGAATCATGTCTAGTTACGACGCCAATCGTTATGTTGAAGAAGCGGTGGCAAGTCAAATTGAAGGTGCGGATATTGTACAGGTGCCATTATTTAATGGGCGCCATGAGTTATTAGAAGCCACTCTAACTTGGCATTCAGGAACTCAGTATCAAATAGATGTTCATGATGCACAAATGCGTCCTGTAACTGCAACATATGGCCAAACTGATACAGGTTTGACTGTGATAGAAGCGAGTCAGTTTCTTACAGCAGATGTATCACTCACCCAACAGACAAGTTATGGACTGGGTGAAATGATCAATGCGGCATTAAATCAAGGAGCGAAACATTTGGCAATTTCTGTTGGAGGGACACGTGTCTTTGACGGTGGCGCAGGAATGCTTCAAGCGCTAGGTGTGCATTTTTATGACGATGACGGAGAAGAAGTCGATATGCGACAAGGTGTCGGTCAGATGAAACGTGTTCGCCATATCGATGTGTCAGAACTGCGTGATGATCTTTATGATGCACGCATTCAAATTTTGAGTGATTTTGATAGTCATTTATATGGAAAGAAAAGTGAGGTATTGCAGCGCTATAAAGAAATAGGTATCACACGTGAAGCAGCTGTGGAAATTGATAATTTGTTATGGTATTTCAGTGAATTATTCAAAAGTAACTTACGCATTGCTTTGGTACCGATTGAACGTGGAGGTGCAGGCGGAGGTATAGCCGCAATCTCAAAAGCACTATTAGGCGCTGAAATTGTGACAAGCCACATACTTGTCGATCAAATTATGGATTTAGAACAATTGGTGCAACAAGCTGATTTGATTATATTCGGTGAAGGATTGAATGAACAAGATCAATTAATTGAAACATCTTCATTGCGCATTGCAGAACTTGCCCAACAGTATGATAAGAAGAGCATTGCGATATGTGGCACAACAGATAAGTTCGCTCAATTTGAAGCATTAGATGTTACAGGCATGTTTAATACATTCATTGAAATGCCGAAAACATATACAGACTTCAAGTTAGGCATTCAGTTACGTAACTATACGATACAAGCGATTAAGTTGTTATTAACGAAGTAAGAATTATAATAAGCGTTTAAGACCAGGCATGATGAGAATGTCTGGTTTTTCAATGCAAAATGTGGGTAGCGCAGGACTTATATTATAATAAAATAATTATTTGTAATAACTCATTATTTTTAAAGAGTTTAAAATTAGTTTTTTTATTAGAACTCTAATAACTTTGCTATTTCATATATAATAGATATATTATATGGTAGAATAGTAATGCACGTATTAGACATAAGGGGTTGTTTGATTAATGGAGTTTAGTTGTTTAAAACCACAAGAGTATCAAGCTTTTGTAAAGGCGCATTTCTCACATTATACACAGAGTGTGGATCATTTTTTATACCGTGATGCGAATCAAAAAGATGTACATTTAGTTGGAGTGAAGGATGAAGATGGCACTGTGTTAGCAGCATGCTTACTCACAGAAGCAAGAAGTTTGAAGTTTTTCAAATATTTTTATACACATAGAGGTCCTGTCATTGATTACACTGATTTGTATCTTGTAAAGTTTTTTTACGATAATTTGACAGAATAT
This genomic window contains:
- a CDS encoding glycerate kinase is translated as MKVLVAVDAYQGIMSSYDANRYVEEAVASQIEGADIVQVPLFNGRHELLEATLTWHSGTQYQIDVHDAQMRPVTATYGQTDTGLTVIEASQFLTADVSLTQQTSYGLGEMINAALNQGAKHLAISVGGTRVFDGGAGMLQALGVHFYDDDGEEVDMRQGVGQMKRVRHIDVSELRDDLYDARIQILSDFDSHLYGKKSEVLQRYKEIGITREAAVEIDNLLWYFSELFKSNLRIALVPIERGGAGGGIAAISKALLGAEIVTSHILVDQIMDLEQLVQQADLIIFGEGLNEQDQLIETSSLRIAELAQQYDKKSIAICGTTDKFAQFEALDVTGMFNTFIEMPKTYTDFKLGIQLRNYTIQAIKLLLTK